In a genomic window of Nocardia fluminea:
- a CDS encoding ABC transporter ATP-binding protein gives MRDKPAGLPSGPLRPIELASGAVMAGLTVGLITVGSLVPMAAALQLVAAVPLGLLAQRYRLRALFTATVAASLVTFVAAGVMPALGVMGAATLAGIIGTVKRRGGGFLTVFALGAVAGVGWGLLSVGSLLLFARTRDLFFEAIRNTAKGIENLAGRLPALEPLGRMAAEAVDVVLRWWWIYIGTTVALGVLVSTVISWFVLGAVLDRLAWLPGSDRLDAPLDDRPVGPLPVSLHGVGYRYEGTTVEALSGIDLTIRPGEFVAVVGHNGSGKSTLTRVLAGRPPTTGAVDRPGSAGLGALGGTALVLQRPESQTLGVSVADDVVWGLSAASAAEVDVDALLAEVGLADMGARETATLSGGQQQRLAVAAALARRPALLIADEATSMIDPDGRRELVALLAELPRRHGTAVVLVTHHEADATAADRVIHLADGRMVDHLASWPHPARDQRRRPMGDTVLELADVRHTYNRGTPWEAPALHGVDLSVRKGEALLIVGGNGSGKSTLAWIIAGLIAPSSGRCELRGTAVDKQVGGVALAFQHSRLQLQKQTVGAEIADWGGRATGSGAVGQALDAVGLDRRLAARSVEELSGGQAKRVVLAAMVASRPQVVALDEPLAGLDPQGRAEIVELLARLRDSGLTLIIISHDVAEMAMVCDRTVHLDDGVVVSADGHAIPSARRALEKPAFVAGLPLGRRGDEGATAHTSAPEGTTP, from the coding sequence GTGAGAGACAAGCCCGCGGGTCTGCCCAGCGGTCCCCTGCGCCCGATCGAATTGGCGAGCGGCGCGGTGATGGCCGGGCTCACCGTCGGCCTCATCACCGTCGGCTCACTGGTGCCCATGGCGGCCGCGTTGCAGCTCGTCGCGGCAGTGCCCTTGGGACTGCTCGCCCAGCGGTATCGCTTGCGAGCACTGTTCACCGCCACGGTCGCGGCGAGCCTGGTCACCTTCGTGGCCGCCGGCGTGATGCCCGCGCTCGGCGTCATGGGCGCGGCCACCTTGGCGGGAATCATCGGAACGGTCAAGCGCCGTGGCGGCGGGTTCCTCACCGTGTTCGCGCTCGGAGCGGTCGCCGGCGTGGGCTGGGGTCTGCTCTCCGTCGGCAGTCTGCTGCTCTTCGCGCGCACCAGAGACCTGTTCTTCGAAGCGATCCGCAACACCGCGAAGGGCATCGAGAATCTCGCAGGCCGATTGCCCGCGCTGGAGCCGCTCGGCCGGATGGCCGCCGAGGCCGTCGATGTGGTGCTGCGCTGGTGGTGGATCTATATCGGCACCACAGTGGCGCTCGGCGTCCTGGTCAGCACGGTGATCTCCTGGTTCGTGCTCGGCGCGGTCCTCGATCGCCTCGCCTGGCTGCCCGGCAGCGATCGACTCGACGCGCCGCTCGACGATCGGCCGGTCGGACCGCTGCCGGTGTCCCTGCACGGGGTCGGCTACCGGTACGAGGGCACCACAGTCGAGGCGCTGTCCGGCATCGATCTCACCATTCGTCCCGGCGAGTTCGTCGCCGTCGTCGGCCACAACGGATCCGGCAAGTCCACCCTGACCAGAGTGCTCGCAGGCAGACCGCCGACCACGGGCGCGGTGGACCGTCCGGGTTCGGCGGGCTTGGGCGCGCTCGGCGGGACGGCACTGGTCCTCCAGCGACCCGAGAGCCAGACCCTGGGCGTCTCGGTCGCCGACGACGTGGTGTGGGGACTGTCCGCGGCGTCGGCCGCCGAGGTCGACGTCGACGCGCTCCTCGCCGAGGTGGGCCTCGCCGACATGGGCGCGCGCGAAACCGCCACCCTCTCCGGCGGCCAGCAACAGCGTCTCGCCGTGGCGGCCGCGCTCGCCCGCCGCCCGGCGCTGCTCATCGCCGACGAGGCCACCTCGATGATCGACCCCGACGGCCGCCGCGAACTCGTCGCGCTGCTGGCCGAACTGCCACGCAGGCACGGCACCGCCGTGGTCCTGGTGACCCACCACGAAGCCGACGCCACCGCCGCCGACCGGGTGATCCACCTCGCCGACGGCCGCATGGTCGACCACCTCGCCAGCTGGCCGCATCCGGCCCGCGACCAGCGCCGCAGGCCGATGGGCGACACCGTCCTCGAACTCGCCGACGTGCGCCACACCTACAACCGGGGCACTCCGTGGGAGGCACCCGCCCTGCACGGTGTCGACCTGTCGGTCCGCAAGGGCGAGGCGCTGCTGATCGTCGGCGGCAACGGGTCGGGCAAGTCGACGCTCGCCTGGATCATCGCGGGGCTGATCGCACCGAGCTCGGGACGCTGCGAACTGCGCGGCACCGCGGTCGACAAGCAGGTCGGCGGGGTGGCGCTGGCCTTCCAGCATTCCCGGTTGCAACTGCAGAAGCAGACGGTCGGCGCGGAGATCGCCGACTGGGGTGGGCGCGCGACCGGATCCGGTGCGGTCGGGCAAGCGCTGGACGCGGTGGGGCTGGATCGCCGCCTCGCCGCCCGCTCGGTGGAAGAACTCAGCGGCGGCCAGGCCAAGCGGGTGGTCCTCGCCGCCATGGTGGCGAGCAGGCCGCAGGTGGTCGCCCTGGACGAGCCCTTGGCGGGGCTGGATCCGCAGGGTCGCGCCGAGATCGTGGAACTTCTTGCCCGGCTTCGTGATTCGGGGCTGACGTTGATCATCATCTCGCACGATGTCGCCGAGATGGCGATGGTCTGCGACCGCACCGTGCACCTGGACGACGGTGTGGTGGTCTCGGCCGACGGCCACGCGATCCCGAGCGCGCGACGAGCACTCGAGAAGCCGGCCTTCGTGGCCGGTCTGCCCCTCGGCCGTCGCGGCGACGAGGGCGCGACCGCACACACCAGCGCACCGGAAGGCACGACCCCATGA
- a CDS encoding LysR family transcriptional regulator, with product MIDTHRLMVFRSVVATGSVAAAAATLGYSPSAISQHLAALQRETGLRLLERVGRGVVPTPAGRVIAGEAAKVLDELTALGSTVSDLRAGKANRLTINSFSSAGTNWMPDVVATLTHEFPDTRIRLRIVDELAAVSGNRPDIALTVRLDKPAQVSGYTHRDLMTEPYVAVVPADHELAARTSVDVAELERYRWIDNDTSHGPCRQAMLNACAAAGFTPRFVVETTDYPSALRFVARGVGITVVPRLGATDLPPGARALELTNPTPSRTICAHIKDSEACNPVVTRTMELLRTAAG from the coding sequence ATGATCGACACGCACCGCTTGATGGTCTTCCGATCCGTGGTCGCGACCGGCTCCGTGGCCGCGGCGGCCGCGACGCTCGGCTACTCGCCGTCGGCGATCTCCCAGCACCTGGCCGCGCTCCAGCGCGAAACCGGCTTGCGACTGCTGGAACGGGTCGGTCGGGGCGTGGTGCCGACCCCGGCGGGCCGGGTGATCGCGGGCGAGGCCGCCAAGGTGCTCGACGAGTTGACCGCGCTCGGGTCGACCGTGTCGGACCTGCGCGCGGGCAAAGCCAACCGGCTCACGATCAACTCGTTCAGCTCGGCGGGCACCAACTGGATGCCCGACGTGGTCGCCACCCTCACTCACGAATTCCCCGACACCCGGATCCGGCTGCGCATCGTCGACGAACTGGCCGCCGTGTCGGGCAACCGTCCCGACATCGCCCTCACGGTGCGCTTGGACAAACCGGCCCAGGTCTCCGGCTACACCCACCGCGACCTGATGACCGAGCCCTACGTAGCCGTGGTCCCCGCCGACCACGAACTCGCGGCACGCACCAGCGTCGACGTCGCCGAACTCGAGCGATACCGCTGGATAGACAACGACACCAGCCACGGTCCCTGCCGGCAGGCGATGCTGAACGCCTGCGCCGCAGCCGGTTTCACGCCCCGGTTCGTGGTGGAGACCACTGACTACCCGTCCGCGCTGCGCTTCGTGGCGCGCGGTGTCGGCATCACCGTCGTCCCTCGCCTCGGCGCCACGGACCTGCCGCCCGGTGCTCGCGCGCTGGAGCTGACCAACCCCACGCCGAGTCGCACGATCTGCGCGCACATCAAGGACTCCGAGGCCTGCAACCCCGTCGTCACCCGGACGATGGAGTTGCTGCGGACCGCCGCGGGGTAG
- a CDS encoding RluA family pseudouridine synthase, with product MDLDWRSVREEYTVFADAAVLALNKPSGISVTGERHDTDLVELARVAGTQLYPVHRIDKVTSGLVLLATDLAAHGPLTRQFNNQTARKSYLAIVSGAGLPDRGEIDLPLSVGRKNRVRIAAPREAIKRDGDRWFVEEADLLPAKNYPSRTLFSTVARHGDRALLALRPVTGRRHQIRVQLAWIGHPILGDPLFDRTAALPRTHLHSWKLGLAADWLTPPILDLEATPGPDFWAPLSCDPGGAARLLDTARQLTGA from the coding sequence GTGGACTTGGATTGGCGCAGCGTGCGCGAGGAATACACCGTGTTCGCCGATGCCGCAGTGCTCGCGTTGAACAAGCCGTCGGGAATCTCGGTGACCGGGGAGCGCCACGACACCGATCTGGTGGAGCTGGCGCGGGTGGCGGGAACGCAGCTGTATCCGGTGCACCGGATCGACAAGGTGACCTCGGGGCTGGTGCTGCTGGCTACCGACCTGGCCGCGCACGGGCCGCTGACCAGGCAGTTCAACAATCAGACCGCGCGGAAGTCGTATCTGGCGATCGTGTCGGGCGCCGGCCTGCCCGATCGCGGGGAGATCGACCTGCCGCTGAGTGTGGGGCGCAAGAATCGGGTGCGGATCGCGGCGCCGCGGGAGGCGATCAAGCGCGACGGCGACCGGTGGTTCGTCGAGGAGGCGGATCTGCTGCCCGCGAAGAACTATCCGTCGCGCACCCTGTTCAGCACGGTCGCCCGGCACGGTGATCGGGCTCTGCTCGCCCTTCGGCCGGTGACCGGCCGTCGCCATCAGATCCGCGTGCAGCTGGCGTGGATCGGCCACCCGATCCTGGGCGATCCGCTGTTCGACCGCACGGCCGCCCTCCCCCGCACCCATCTGCACTCCTGGAAACTCGGCCTCGCCGCCGACTGGCTGACGCCGCCGATTCTCGACCTCGAGGCCACTCCCGGCCCCGACTTCTGGGCGCCGTTGTCGTGCGACCCCGGAGGCGCCGCGCGACTACTCGACACCGCGCGGCAGCTCACCGGCGCGTAG
- a CDS encoding DUF4333 domain-containing protein, whose translation MPNTDAVRRTRSRVVLSALSIPVTLALFGCNASVSFGGPDYEALEKDITTELDNAYASMSRKVSSVKCPRLADDPKAGDTFVCVADLAGNDVRVDVKVEDDEGAVKFTTRDIVFDLAATANGLSSDVASQVGFPVTVDCGQGLKIVEVGSTFTCSALDAQGDSATIEVTARNAGDSDWRLVD comes from the coding sequence GTGCCGAACACAGATGCTGTGCGTCGTACCCGTTCGCGGGTTGTCCTGAGTGCCTTGTCGATTCCGGTGACGCTAGCCCTGTTCGGGTGCAACGCGTCGGTCTCATTCGGTGGCCCGGACTACGAGGCGCTGGAGAAGGACATCACCACCGAACTGGACAACGCCTACGCGTCGATGTCGCGCAAGGTCTCCTCGGTCAAATGTCCACGGCTGGCCGACGATCCGAAGGCGGGCGACACTTTCGTCTGCGTCGCCGACCTCGCCGGCAACGACGTACGCGTCGATGTGAAGGTCGAAGACGACGAAGGCGCGGTGAAGTTCACGACCCGTGACATCGTGTTCGACCTCGCCGCCACCGCGAACGGCCTCAGCTCCGATGTCGCGAGCCAGGTGGGCTTTCCGGTGACGGTGGACTGTGGGCAGGGACTCAAGATAGTCGAGGTCGGCAGCACCTTCACGTGTTCAGCGCTGGATGCGCAGGGCGACTCGGCCACGATCGAGGTGACCGCACGCAACGCGGGTGACAGCGACTGGCGACTCGTGGATTAG
- a CDS encoding metallophosphoesterase yields the protein MILAAQLSDTHFDLSARNTERVEAVMGYLADLPRKPDVILVTGDITDSGTPEQYAQARLALRADIPLYLLPGNHDDRANFRTALLDEPASTTPVNSVHRVGALTVILLDSSIPGEPAGYLGEDTFDWLRATLAAAPDGPILVALHHPPKHVFSPVVDVIALADPGRLAAVVAGDPRIVGILTGHAHAPIATIFAGKPMITCPSTASVLGGEWEVTLPHRVMDYAPDPAIALHVIDENFGLTTHFRSVAMSGLLSEPPPA from the coding sequence ATGATCCTGGCGGCTCAGCTCAGCGATACCCACTTCGACCTCAGCGCACGCAACACCGAACGGGTGGAGGCGGTGATGGGCTATCTGGCGGACCTGCCACGCAAGCCCGACGTCATCCTGGTGACCGGCGACATCACCGATTCCGGCACGCCGGAGCAGTACGCGCAAGCGCGCCTCGCCCTGCGCGCGGACATCCCGCTCTACCTGCTACCCGGTAACCACGACGATCGCGCGAACTTCCGCACCGCCCTGCTGGACGAGCCCGCCTCGACCACACCCGTCAACAGCGTCCACCGCGTCGGCGCGCTCACCGTCATCCTGCTCGACTCGAGCATCCCCGGTGAACCCGCGGGCTACCTCGGTGAGGACACCTTCGACTGGCTGCGCGCGACGCTCGCCGCCGCACCGGACGGACCCATCCTGGTGGCCCTGCACCATCCGCCCAAGCACGTGTTCAGTCCCGTGGTCGACGTCATCGCGCTCGCCGATCCCGGCCGCCTGGCCGCCGTGGTGGCGGGCGATCCGCGCATCGTCGGCATTCTCACCGGCCACGCCCACGCCCCCATCGCGACGATCTTCGCGGGCAAACCCATGATCACCTGTCCCAGTACCGCTTCCGTGCTCGGCGGCGAATGGGAAGTGACCCTGCCCCACCGCGTCATGGACTACGCGCCCGATCCGGCCATCGCGCTGCACGTCATCGACGAGAATTTCGGCCTGACAACACATTTCCGCTCCGTCGCGATGAGCGGCTTGCTGTCCGAGCCCCCACCCGCCTGA
- a CDS encoding DMT family transporter: MKSRLPALALVAVMLAWASSFVIIRGIAPYISPAAMASGRLLVGAVVLVLVLAFRGGRMPRGTALWLTMAYGALWFGLYTVLVNAAEQHLDAGTTALLVNIAPIVVAVLAGLFLNEGFPPLLVVGIAVSFTGAAIIAFTGPGQRDRVGVVLAVAAALLYGISVVAQKLVLRSTDPLTATALGAVAGAVVLLPWAPKMAHELAEAPLSATIGVVYLGVVSTALAFLLWAYALAHTPAGVTASSSYAVPALAIVMSWIFLAEVPTRTALLGGTLCLTGVAIARLRPSMFQRRPQSVPVHRDGAAPALR, encoded by the coding sequence ATGAAGTCACGCCTGCCCGCTCTCGCCCTGGTCGCCGTGATGCTGGCCTGGGCATCGTCGTTCGTGATCATCCGCGGCATCGCGCCCTACATCTCACCCGCGGCGATGGCATCCGGGCGGCTGCTCGTCGGCGCTGTCGTACTGGTGCTGGTGCTGGCGTTTCGCGGCGGCCGGATGCCGCGCGGAACGGCGCTGTGGCTCACGATGGCGTACGGCGCACTGTGGTTCGGGCTGTACACAGTGCTGGTGAACGCCGCCGAACAGCATCTCGACGCGGGCACCACCGCGCTCCTGGTGAATATCGCGCCCATCGTGGTCGCGGTGCTGGCCGGGTTGTTCCTCAACGAGGGATTTCCGCCATTGCTGGTCGTGGGCATCGCGGTCAGCTTCACCGGTGCCGCGATCATCGCGTTCACCGGACCCGGACAGCGTGACCGCGTCGGGGTGGTGCTCGCGGTGGCGGCCGCCCTGCTGTACGGGATCAGCGTGGTGGCGCAAAAGCTGGTGCTGCGGTCCACCGATCCACTGACCGCGACGGCCCTCGGCGCGGTCGCCGGAGCGGTCGTACTGCTGCCGTGGGCACCGAAAATGGCACACGAACTGGCCGAAGCTCCACTCTCGGCCACCATCGGCGTCGTCTACCTCGGCGTCGTCTCGACCGCCCTGGCCTTCCTGCTCTGGGCCTACGCCCTGGCCCACACCCCCGCCGGCGTGACCGCGTCCTCGAGCTACGCCGTCCCCGCCCTCGCCATCGTCATGTCCTGGATCTTCCTCGCCGAGGTTCCCACCCGCACCGCACTGCTCGGCGGCACTCTGTGCCTCACCGGCGTCGCGATCGCGCGCTTGCGGCCCAGCATGTTCCAGCGACGCCCCCAGAGTGTCCCCGTGCACCGCGACGGCGCCGCCCCGGCGCTGCGGTAG
- a CDS encoding energy-coupling factor transporter transmembrane component T family protein, whose translation MSTVLLREVPVDSVVHRLWAGTKMIAAFLISLLLMFLPSWPVLGMITAFLVVIWVLARLPLGAIPRLPWWFWGLVALGGLINAPIGLKAVLGYAQVFVFGLVLVAASFLIAFTTPMGEIAPALAKLGAPLRKLRLPVDEWAVVVALTLRGLPLLFDEIRVLRAARKLRPKDNLMHRATDNPLIDILTACMAVSSRRAGELGEAITARGGTGMLTAHPSAPHRRDAIALAVVVAVCAGAVVLTIIIG comes from the coding sequence ATGAGCACAGTGCTGCTGCGTGAAGTACCGGTCGACAGCGTCGTACACCGCCTGTGGGCGGGCACGAAGATGATCGCCGCGTTCCTGATCAGCCTCCTGCTGATGTTCCTGCCGTCCTGGCCGGTACTCGGCATGATCACGGCTTTCCTGGTCGTGATCTGGGTGCTCGCGCGGCTGCCGCTCGGCGCGATCCCCCGGCTGCCGTGGTGGTTCTGGGGACTCGTCGCGCTCGGCGGGTTGATCAACGCGCCGATCGGGCTGAAAGCCGTGCTCGGCTACGCGCAGGTCTTCGTGTTCGGGCTGGTGCTGGTGGCCGCCTCGTTCCTGATCGCCTTCACCACGCCAATGGGTGAGATCGCCCCCGCGCTCGCGAAACTCGGTGCGCCGCTGCGCAAGTTGCGGCTGCCGGTCGACGAGTGGGCCGTGGTCGTGGCACTGACCCTGCGCGGATTGCCGCTGCTGTTCGACGAGATCCGGGTGCTGCGCGCCGCACGCAAACTGCGGCCCAAGGACAACCTGATGCACCGAGCCACCGACAACCCGCTCATCGACATTCTCACCGCGTGCATGGCGGTGTCGTCGCGGCGCGCGGGCGAACTCGGCGAGGCGATCACCGCGCGCGGCGGCACCGGCATGCTCACCGCGCACCCCAGCGCGCCGCACCGCCGGGACGCGATCGCCCTCGCGGTCGTGGTCGCGGTCTGCGCGGGCGCCGTGGTGCTGACCATCATCATCGGCTGA